The Candidatus Kaelpia aquatica genome window below encodes:
- the nadC gene encoding carboxylating nicotinate-nucleotide diphosphorylase gives MKITPDVKTLIAQALQEDSVKHDFTTFGLGVKDLKIKAALLTQQDGILCGFDVFKEVFKACGEVKWSSEFKDGMCFKKGYKITHLEARAGTILAAERAALNFLSHLSGVATFTNTFVKLVKQRKIKIYDTRKTTPGLRGLEKYAVKIGGGYNHRFDLSGSMMIKDNHINIFQKEYLKDDYIIQMVKRLKKKYPHRALVLEVHTLGEWRQAMQVNPDVVMLDNWKPDDIETALKMLKKRLFEVEISGNIDFDKLKKVLSLGIDRISLGRITHSAPIVDFSLEVN, from the coding sequence ATGAAGATTACTCCTGATGTTAAAACTCTGATTGCGCAGGCGCTTCAAGAAGACAGCGTAAAGCACGACTTTACTACTTTTGGTTTAGGTGTTAAAGATTTAAAAATAAAAGCTGCTCTTTTAACTCAGCAAGATGGAATACTTTGCGGGTTTGATGTATTTAAAGAGGTATTTAAAGCTTGCGGTGAGGTAAAGTGGTCGAGTGAGTTTAAAGACGGTATGTGTTTTAAGAAAGGATATAAAATTACACATTTAGAAGCTAGGGCAGGAACTATTTTAGCCGCTGAGCGTGCTGCACTTAACTTTTTATCACACTTATCTGGCGTCGCAACATTTACTAATACATTTGTTAAGCTTGTTAAACAAAGAAAGATAAAGATTTATGATACCAGAAAGACCACTCCTGGCTTAAGAGGATTAGAGAAATATGCAGTTAAAATAGGCGGAGGTTATAACCATCGTTTTGATTTATCCGGTTCTATGATGATTAAAGATAATCATATTAATATTTTTCAAAAAGAATATCTTAAAGATGATTATATTATTCAGATGGTGAAGAGATTGAAGAAAAAATATCCTCACAGAGCATTAGTGCTTGAAGTCCATACTTTAGGGGAGTGGAGACAGGCAATGCAGGTAAATCCTGATGTTGTAATGTTAGATAATTGGAAGCCTGATGATATTGAGACAGCTTTAAAGATGCTTAAGAAGAGGCTGTTTGAGGTTGAAATTTCAGGCAATATAGATTTTGATAAACTAAAGAAAGTATTAAGCTTAGGAATAGATAGAATCTCTCTTGGCCGTATTACTCA